The Deltaproteobacteria bacterium genome includes a window with the following:
- a CDS encoding PAS domain S-box protein, which produces MHKASLRAVFTYLGIGTLWILLSDEITKRFFDSSPQVQLLKGWLFVCATAGLLYWLIQKYTRRAVEEAGAALSQGTAGPDKADVASRELERARAAHDYAAERLAQSTRELQDIKYALDQSTILAITDRRGLITFVNDQFCTISKYSRDELVGKDHRIINSGHHSREFIADLWSTILSGRVWHGEIKNRAKDGSFYWVDTTIVPFMDGSGHPYQFVAIRQDITQRKQAQDRLREQESLARLGEMAAVVAHEVKNPLAGISGAIQIIGSRLDPDSRERKIVGEIIARIEALNGRVHDMLTFARPRSPVLAPVPVPELVQETVRLVTKDPVFGKVSMTTALADLKVKADAELAREALLNLLLNAAQAMPQGGSIDIRCEPASDICRLHITDNGPGIPPELASRVFEPFITTKHKGTGLGLAIARRTIREQGGDIECQTRPGQGTTFILTLPVV; this is translated from the coding sequence ATGCACAAAGCCTCACTTCGGGCAGTATTCACGTACTTGGGAATAGGCACCCTCTGGATCCTGCTTTCCGATGAAATTACCAAACGTTTTTTTGATAGTTCACCGCAGGTTCAGCTTCTGAAAGGCTGGCTGTTTGTCTGCGCCACGGCGGGTCTTCTTTACTGGTTGATCCAGAAATACACCCGCCGGGCAGTCGAGGAAGCAGGGGCGGCTCTCAGCCAAGGCACTGCCGGCCCTGACAAGGCCGATGTCGCCAGCCGGGAACTTGAGCGTGCACGGGCCGCTCATGATTATGCCGCAGAGCGGCTCGCACAGTCGACACGCGAGCTTCAGGACATCAAGTATGCACTGGACCAGTCCACAATCCTGGCGATCACCGACCGGCGCGGTCTCATTACCTTCGTCAACGACCAGTTTTGTACCATTTCCAAATACAGCCGGGATGAGCTGGTTGGCAAAGACCACCGGATCATCAATTCCGGCCACCATTCCAGGGAGTTTATTGCCGATCTCTGGAGCACGATTCTTTCCGGAAGGGTCTGGCATGGCGAGATCAAGAACCGGGCAAAAGACGGCTCTTTTTACTGGGTGGACACGACCATCGTGCCGTTCATGGATGGCAGCGGCCATCCATACCAGTTCGTCGCGATCCGGCAGGACATCACCCAGCGAAAGCAGGCCCAGGACCGGCTCCGTGAGCAGGAAAGCCTCGCCCGGCTGGGGGAAATGGCAGCCGTGGTCGCCCACGAGGTAAAAAACCCGCTCGCCGGGATCTCCGGCGCCATTCAGATCATCGGAAGCCGGCTCGACCCAGACAGCCGCGAACGCAAGATCGTCGGTGAAATCATCGCCCGCATCGAGGCCCTGAACGGCCGGGTTCATGACATGCTCACCTTTGCACGACCTCGATCGCCGGTCTTGGCGCCGGTTCCAGTGCCGGAACTGGTCCAGGAAACTGTCCGCCTCGTCACGAAGGATCCGGTATTCGGCAAGGTATCAATGACCACCGCGCTCGCCGATCTCAAAGTGAAAGCCGATGCAGAACTGGCCCGTGAAGCGCTCCTCAACCTGCTTCTGAACGCCGCCCAGGCGATGCCCCAGGGTGGAAGCATCGATATCCGTTGTGAACCGGCCAGTGATATCTGCCGGTTGCATATAACCGATAACGGTCCCGGTATTCCCCCGGAACTGGCCTCGCGTGTTTTCGAGCCATTTATCACCACCAAGCACAAGGGAACCGGACTGGGGCTCGCCATCGCCCGCCGGACCATCCGGGAACAGGGGGGCGATATTGAGTGCCAGACCCGGCCCGGACAGGGAACGACCTTCATTCTCACGCTCCCTGTGGTCTAG
- a CDS encoding glycosyltransferase has translation MKEPFRISVVVPTLDGADTLPALIHALDAQQGVEITERIAIDSGSIDRTRDILERGRFRIIQRPRALFNHGLTRNDLVELSTSPLVAFFSQDAVPAGPETLAELARPFDLSPRVMGSYARQIPAPGASRLDQLRIRRSRAGRREARRASGADLDRTPAGALLDLCDFHNAASMVRRDGFMPFPETELAEDLQWAHQVLKHGGQIAFVPTARVYHSVERPLREEWERLKSEARVLAREFGYRPAGIGGQPAARTLMRGLMWGAADAAAVLTVPGRAPVRSLGRALALGPMRALSFWKESR, from the coding sequence GTGAAAGAACCGTTCCGGATATCGGTTGTGGTCCCGACGCTCGACGGCGCGGATACACTCCCCGCACTGATTCATGCCCTCGATGCCCAGCAGGGGGTTGAAATCACCGAGCGGATCGCCATCGACTCCGGTTCCATTGACCGGACACGGGACATTCTGGAACGCGGACGCTTTCGCATCATCCAGCGGCCCCGGGCACTGTTCAATCATGGCTTGACACGAAATGACCTGGTCGAACTGTCCACGTCGCCGCTCGTTGCCTTTTTTTCCCAGGATGCGGTCCCGGCCGGCCCCGAAACCCTCGCCGAACTGGCGCGTCCTTTCGATCTCTCGCCCAGGGTCATGGGCAGCTACGCACGGCAGATACCGGCACCTGGAGCATCCCGCCTGGACCAGCTTCGTATCCGGCGGTCGCGCGCCGGGCGACGAGAAGCCCGCCGGGCCTCCGGGGCTGATCTTGACCGCACCCCGGCCGGGGCCCTCCTGGATCTGTGCGATTTCCATAACGCAGCTTCGATGGTCCGGCGCGATGGCTTCATGCCGTTTCCGGAGACCGAACTGGCCGAAGACCTCCAGTGGGCACACCAGGTACTAAAACACGGCGGACAGATCGCCTTTGTCCCCACGGCCCGGGTTTATCATTCTGTCGAGCGGCCGCTGCGCGAAGAGTGGGAGCGGCTGAAATCCGAAGCACGGGTGCTTGCCCGTGAGTTCGGCTATCGTCCGGCGGGCATCGGCGGCCAGCCTGCGGCGCGCACTCTCATGCGCGGCCTGATGTGGGGTGCAGCCGATGCCGCCGCCGTGCTCACGGTACCAGGACGTGCGCCGGTCCGGAGCCTGGGCCGGGCACTGGCGCTTGGCCCCATGCGGGCGCTTTCCTTCTGGAAGGAATCGAGGTGA
- a CDS encoding DUF3299 domain-containing protein — MMASETTALGPRSRWRVYIKAGLTLIVLLAAASSFLPQTGRPPEQSPVPVAWENPFAAAAPASKPDTRTTPASVEAEKPEPPREVKGYLVTSFPFLSSFDYQPPDPVGEMLAGGAMSRKPESLAPEKPVIPKEIMALSGRKIAIKGFMIPIDLDTRGVRRFALVKNQLACCYGVIPNPNEWIYVVMDDRSRADSLLDQIITVYGTLRISETLTEGGINSLYQMEGERVTGPVD; from the coding sequence ATGATGGCCAGCGAAACCACAGCCTTAGGCCCGCGCTCCCGCTGGCGGGTCTATATAAAGGCAGGACTGACGCTCATCGTGCTTCTGGCCGCTGCATCGTCGTTTCTGCCACAGACAGGGCGTCCACCTGAGCAATCGCCAGTCCCGGTAGCGTGGGAGAATCCTTTCGCCGCAGCGGCGCCGGCCTCCAAGCCAGATACCCGTACGACACCCGCTTCGGTGGAAGCCGAGAAGCCGGAGCCGCCACGCGAAGTGAAGGGCTATCTCGTTACCTCGTTCCCATTCCTCTCCAGCTTTGATTACCAGCCGCCGGACCCGGTGGGGGAGATGCTTGCCGGAGGAGCAATGTCCCGGAAGCCGGAAAGCCTCGCTCCGGAAAAGCCCGTTATCCCCAAAGAGATAATGGCGCTTTCCGGCCGGAAGATTGCCATCAAGGGCTTCATGATACCGATTGATCTCGACACCCGCGGAGTGAGGAGGTTTGCGCTCGTAAAGAACCAGCTCGCGTGCTGCTACGGCGTTATTCCCAATCCGAACGAGTGGATTTACGTGGTGATGGATGACCGGTCGAGGGCGGACTCGCTGCTCGACCAGATCATTACGGTTTACGGCACCCTGCGTATCAGCGAAACGCTGACCGAAGGCGGCATCAACAGTTTGTACCAGATGGAAGGCGAGCGGGTGACAGGGCCGGTTGATTAA
- a CDS encoding Crp/Fnr family transcriptional regulator, with the protein MQTQTITHSSSRPSYLRPVTATATRPAAAASDEFLKTVPIFQGLPDSILRAVASSLRTVGFRRGARIFTEGQQPAAFYVVRRGWVRTVRETLTGYGVLFEILRPGETVGAAAFTDGGNHLVTAIAGSQTELLAMPASTFQALLAQSPELQKNFLAELGRRMRSTSEWQLQSGLGVDGRIARMLLRQAEWHGEASPRGITVPKIFTCQELADMVGCAVETGIRMLSSWRNAGFITSGRNQFVIHDLEKLAAIAGAEVSPNLKGRLTQSARGGRPQLHKACA; encoded by the coding sequence ATGCAGACCCAGACGATCACACACTCCAGTTCCCGCCCCAGCTATCTCCGGCCCGTCACGGCAACCGCCACACGGCCTGCAGCCGCTGCCAGCGACGAGTTCCTGAAGACCGTTCCCATCTTCCAGGGGTTGCCGGACAGCATCTTGCGCGCAGTGGCCTCGAGCCTGCGGACTGTAGGGTTTCGCCGCGGAGCACGTATCTTCACCGAGGGCCAGCAACCGGCAGCGTTTTATGTCGTCCGCCGTGGATGGGTTCGCACCGTTCGCGAGACGCTCACCGGCTACGGTGTCCTGTTCGAGATCCTCCGGCCCGGGGAAACCGTGGGCGCGGCCGCTTTCACCGACGGCGGAAACCACCTCGTGACAGCGATCGCCGGCAGTCAGACAGAACTGCTCGCCATGCCAGCAAGCACCTTCCAGGCCCTGCTCGCCCAGTCCCCGGAGCTTCAGAAGAACTTCCTGGCTGAACTGGGGCGCCGGATGCGCTCGACGAGCGAGTGGCAGCTGCAGTCCGGCCTTGGCGTGGATGGCCGGATCGCCCGCATGCTGCTCCGTCAGGCCGAATGGCACGGGGAGGCATCTCCCCGGGGGATTACGGTACCCAAGATATTCACCTGCCAGGAACTGGCCGACATGGTCGGTTGCGCCGTTGAAACCGGGATCCGCATGCTTTCGTCTTGGCGGAACGCCGGGTTCATCACCTCTGGCCGCAACCAGTTTGTGATCCACGATCTGGAAAAGCTGGCTGCCATCGCGGGGGCCGAGGTCAGTCCGAACCTGAAAGGCCGGCTTACGCAATCCGCACGCGGCGGACGCCCCCAGCTTCACAAGGCCTGCGCATGA
- a CDS encoding response regulator codes for MEIPASEREKIPMPIDGKRALMIVDDEMLIRWSLGERLTQEGYHVFEAEDGSSARRVFAIESGRMDAIILDLKLPDTDGLTLLGEFKGQKPACPVIMITAHGNEVTAGQAKDAGAYAFFNKPFKIDEIVGLVDEAIRASAA; via the coding sequence GTGGAAATTCCAGCAAGCGAGCGTGAAAAAATCCCCATGCCTATAGATGGAAAGCGGGCGCTGATGATCGTTGATGACGAGATGCTCATCCGCTGGTCTCTTGGCGAGCGGCTCACCCAGGAGGGTTATCACGTATTCGAGGCGGAGGATGGCAGTTCGGCACGGCGGGTGTTCGCCATCGAAAGCGGGCGGATGGACGCGATCATCCTCGACCTCAAGCTGCCCGATACGGACGGGCTGACCTTGCTGGGAGAGTTCAAGGGGCAAAAACCGGCATGCCCGGTAATCATGATTACTGCCCACGGCAACGAGGTGACGGCGGGCCAGGCCAAGGATGCCGGCGCGTATGCCTTTTTCAACAAGCCGTTCAAGATTGACGAGATCGTAGGTCTCGTGGACGAAGCCATCCGTGCCAGCGCCGCCTGA
- a CDS encoding NTP transferase domain-containing protein translates to MSTSKHLWALILAGGDGTRLQSMQLTRNGQPVPKQYYPFDGRAPMIQWALDRAGRHVPEDRTVAVVARHHSRWWKTDLDALPPENVIAQPRNRGTAPGLLLPVLDILRRDPEATLMVLPSDHYVADEGVVEESLELAAEEARDGSLVLLGIQPEHANTEYGWIVPRPAGASAQKTAEAVDCFVEKPDATTAERLFNGGAVWNSFMFTVRADSLLHIYAQALPGLLQSMMVASRYRHDADGPRIVDGIYELIGDACFSKQVLQRVVSSLRVVHVPSCGWSDLGTPDRLAVCSSFDSAQLQAAA, encoded by the coding sequence GTGAGCACCAGCAAGCACCTGTGGGCCCTGATACTGGCTGGAGGAGACGGCACCCGGCTCCAGTCCATGCAACTGACCCGCAACGGCCAGCCCGTCCCCAAGCAGTACTACCCCTTCGATGGCCGGGCACCGATGATCCAGTGGGCCCTCGACCGGGCTGGACGGCATGTGCCCGAAGACCGCACAGTCGCCGTCGTAGCCCGTCACCACAGCCGATGGTGGAAAACCGATCTTGACGCGCTCCCGCCGGAAAACGTCATCGCACAACCCAGGAACCGCGGCACGGCTCCGGGGCTTCTGCTCCCGGTGCTCGACATCCTCCGCCGGGATCCCGAGGCGACCCTGATGGTGCTCCCCTCCGATCATTATGTGGCCGATGAGGGTGTTGTCGAAGAATCGCTGGAGCTGGCAGCAGAAGAGGCTCGCGACGGCAGCCTCGTGCTCCTTGGCATCCAGCCAGAGCATGCCAACACGGAATATGGCTGGATCGTCCCGCGCCCGGCAGGTGCTTCAGCCCAGAAAACCGCCGAAGCAGTGGACTGTTTCGTGGAAAAGCCTGACGCCACCACCGCCGAAAGACTCTTCAATGGAGGCGCGGTCTGGAACAGTTTCATGTTCACCGTGCGGGCGGACTCCCTGCTCCATATCTATGCACAAGCGCTGCCCGGACTCCTCCAGTCAATGATGGTGGCCAGCCGTTACCGCCACGACGCAGATGGCCCGCGCATTGTGGATGGCATTTACGAACTCATTGGTGATGCCTGCTTCTCGAAGCAGGTGCTCCAGCGGGTGGTCAGCAGCCTGCGCGTAGTTCACGTCCCCTCTTGCGGATGGAGCGATCTGGGAACTCCGGACCGGCTCGCCGTCTGCTCATCCTTCGATTCGGCACAGCTTCAGGCTGCCGCATAG
- a CDS encoding cyclic nucleotide-binding domain-containing protein yields the protein METSQALRNISLFRDLTDAEISRVASLCERRTGPAGTVILEESVHGPGLFCLVVGRAAVLKRHGSAASKLSQLQPGDHFGEMSLFTDRPTSASIRAEDEIICLFIAKEKFRQLLDTDTVLAKKVLWVFVQSLSGRLAESDRKFAQILRREAQASAFRHLAGVGWMQARIVFSYLLVWFRKKIGIGPSSEAMSRIHRRNALRFKETAFRLKGVNIKMGQIASMQAHILPKEFIEEFRAMRDAVTPTPYPLIASQIQGEFGVGPLELFAEFDPVPIAAASMGQVHAARLATGEKVAVKILHPGLERSVEIDLGLQRMLINALARFVKKFDLRQLMVEMEDPLRKEMDLQHEARATEEIAKEMMPLGIRIPRVYWRYTSRRMLTLEFIDGCKIDDFARLDEWNIDRRKLMTDYLRSFLRQAFEGGFFHADPHPANVLCTRDGQLCLLDFGMVKRLPDRVRDGLYKEILGGFFNNPKLYADSIIERGIVAETDRDKLEAFARRTFADEKMRAMIFDHDFSNDNDAMRMFGAMADLLNELETFRMPQDQLMLMRALSIVTDVAKEVLPSVSPSQIALPIMMPQLSDFLKKNPQYAMTAAVP from the coding sequence GTGGAAACCTCGCAGGCACTTCGCAATATTTCCCTTTTTCGCGATCTGACAGATGCCGAGATTTCACGAGTGGCTTCCCTGTGTGAGCGCCGTACAGGCCCGGCGGGAACGGTAATCCTTGAGGAATCGGTTCACGGTCCCGGTCTGTTCTGCCTGGTTGTTGGCCGAGCGGCGGTCCTCAAGCGGCACGGCTCGGCGGCTTCGAAGCTCTCCCAGCTCCAGCCGGGAGATCACTTCGGCGAGATGAGCCTGTTCACTGACCGGCCAACAAGCGCATCGATCCGGGCGGAAGACGAAATCATCTGTCTGTTCATCGCAAAGGAAAAATTCCGCCAGTTACTTGATACTGACACGGTGCTGGCGAAAAAGGTTCTTTGGGTGTTTGTCCAGTCGCTGTCGGGCCGTCTCGCGGAATCCGACCGGAAGTTCGCCCAGATCCTGCGCCGGGAGGCCCAGGCGAGCGCGTTCCGACATCTTGCTGGCGTAGGCTGGATGCAGGCCCGGATTGTCTTCTCGTATCTGTTGGTCTGGTTCCGGAAGAAGATTGGCATCGGCCCTTCGTCAGAGGCCATGTCCCGAATACATCGCCGTAATGCACTCCGGTTCAAGGAGACGGCGTTCCGTCTGAAGGGCGTCAACATCAAGATGGGCCAGATCGCCAGCATGCAGGCTCATATCCTGCCCAAGGAGTTCATCGAGGAGTTCCGGGCGATGCGCGATGCCGTGACGCCGACGCCGTATCCGCTCATTGCGAGCCAGATTCAGGGGGAATTCGGTGTCGGCCCGTTGGAACTGTTCGCCGAGTTCGATCCTGTCCCGATTGCAGCAGCCTCCATGGGCCAGGTTCACGCTGCCCGGCTCGCGACTGGAGAGAAAGTCGCCGTGAAAATACTTCACCCGGGGCTGGAGCGCAGCGTCGAGATCGACCTTGGGCTTCAGCGAATGCTCATCAATGCGCTCGCCCGGTTCGTCAAGAAGTTCGATCTCCGTCAGCTCATGGTCGAGATGGAAGACCCGCTCCGTAAGGAGATGGACCTGCAGCACGAGGCGCGGGCGACCGAAGAGATCGCGAAGGAGATGATGCCGCTCGGCATCAGGATTCCCCGTGTCTACTGGCGTTATACTTCCCGCCGCATGCTCACGCTCGAGTTTATCGATGGCTGCAAGATCGATGATTTCGCCCGGCTGGACGAGTGGAATATAGACCGGCGCAAGCTGATGACCGACTACCTTCGCTCATTCCTGCGGCAGGCATTCGAAGGGGGGTTCTTCCACGCCGATCCCCACCCGGCGAATGTCCTCTGCACCAGGGATGGCCAGCTCTGCCTGCTCGACTTCGGCATGGTGAAGCGGCTCCCGGACCGCGTAAGGGACGGCTTGTACAAGGAGATACTGGGCGGGTTCTTCAATAATCCGAAGCTCTATGCCGACAGCATTATTGAACGGGGTATCGTGGCTGAAACAGACCGGGATAAGCTTGAAGCCTTCGCCAGGAGGACATTCGCCGACGAAAAGATGCGTGCAATGATTTTTGATCATGACTTCTCGAATGATAACGATGCCATGCGGATGTTCGGTGCCATGGCAGATCTTCTAAACGAGCTTGAGACATTCAGGATGCCGCAGGATCAACTCATGCTTATGCGGGCGCTCAGCATCGTTACGGACGTTGCAAAGGAAGTGCTCCCATCCGTCTCGCCGAGCCAGATCGCGCTGCCGATTATGATGCCGCAGCTCTCTGATTTCCTGAAGAAGAATCCACAGTATGCGATGACAGCTGCGGTGCCGTGA
- the lnt gene encoding apolipoprotein N-acyltransferase, translating to MSQSPTPLLDRIAAWTPPKKTAALAAASGLMYPLAVPPWGLVFTGFLQVALLVVALADQPWRRVFTAAWLSGTICQLCIYWWLIDTVVIFGNLPWAVAAIVYLLYGIGHGLFMALSALSAHLLMRRGLSSVEGWPLGYVAVHLFIPQLFPFYLGVEFYTLDSWRPAPPDVRVMAAIVCLAGAVTGELLRLRGRLTAEFPVPRIAGWAVAFALLILLSWPRTDDPDARTLRVAIAQTDFDLKYALKTGDTQRRFDKIVEMYQSAVDDGAELVVFSESTLPFPFLIEGQNAPADRMWGARMTRTLSGIIQKTGVPMIASGVGVEGQRLTNRAFLIEPGPDGRVKVQHYDKRRLLWFGEYVPLRNWWPKADVLFQGVAQFDKGPGPVIWDWNGRRIIPSICYEAILPVFTRSIIPPGGGIDLFINLTNDKWFGLTPEKEQHLMLATWRSAETGIPMIRATLDGTSAVIDGRGRIIFRSKPGEAGVYLVDVPVRAR from the coding sequence GTGAGTCAGAGTCCGACACCCCTCCTGGACCGCATCGCCGCATGGACACCGCCGAAGAAGACAGCTGCCCTTGCTGCCGCGAGCGGACTCATGTATCCGCTGGCTGTACCGCCGTGGGGACTTGTATTCACCGGCTTTCTGCAAGTGGCCCTGCTCGTTGTGGCGCTGGCGGACCAGCCGTGGCGGCGTGTGTTTACGGCTGCCTGGCTGTCAGGGACGATCTGCCAGCTCTGCATCTACTGGTGGCTCATCGACACGGTGGTCATCTTCGGAAACCTCCCATGGGCGGTAGCCGCAATCGTGTACCTTTTGTACGGCATCGGACATGGTCTGTTCATGGCGTTATCGGCATTATCGGCCCACCTGCTGATGCGCCGGGGACTTTCCAGCGTCGAAGGATGGCCACTTGGCTATGTGGCCGTTCACCTGTTCATTCCGCAGCTTTTCCCGTTCTATCTGGGTGTCGAGTTTTATACGCTCGACAGCTGGCGGCCAGCACCCCCGGATGTACGGGTCATGGCTGCCATCGTGTGCCTTGCGGGCGCTGTCACAGGCGAACTGCTCCGGCTGCGCGGACGGCTGACGGCAGAGTTTCCTGTCCCAAGAATTGCCGGATGGGCCGTGGCATTTGCGCTTCTTATCCTCCTTTCGTGGCCGCGCACGGACGATCCGGATGCCAGGACCCTTCGCGTGGCCATTGCCCAGACGGACTTCGATCTCAAATACGCACTGAAGACGGGCGACACCCAGCGCCGTTTCGACAAGATCGTGGAGATGTACCAGAGCGCCGTCGATGACGGCGCCGAACTGGTGGTTTTTTCCGAAAGCACCCTGCCCTTCCCGTTCCTGATCGAGGGACAGAATGCGCCGGCTGACCGCATGTGGGGAGCGCGGATGACCCGCACCCTGTCGGGCATCATCCAGAAGACCGGTGTCCCGATGATCGCCAGTGGTGTTGGCGTCGAGGGCCAGCGGCTGACCAACCGTGCCTTCCTGATCGAGCCGGGACCGGATGGCCGCGTGAAGGTGCAGCATTATGACAAGCGGCGGCTCCTGTGGTTCGGAGAGTATGTCCCGCTGCGCAACTGGTGGCCCAAGGCCGACGTGCTGTTCCAGGGTGTGGCGCAGTTCGACAAGGGTCCGGGCCCGGTGATCTGGGACTGGAACGGACGCCGGATCATTCCGTCAATCTGCTACGAGGCGATACTGCCCGTTTTCACCCGGTCCATCATTCCGCCGGGCGGCGGGATAGACCTCTTTATCAATCTTACCAACGACAAATGGTTTGGCCTGACGCCGGAAAAGGAACAGCATCTCATGCTGGCCACCTGGCGTTCGGCCGAGACCGGCATCCCGATGATCCGCGCCACGCTGGATGGCACCTCCGCTGTCATCGACGGCAGGGGACGGATCATCTTCCGCTCGAAACCCGGCGAGGCGGGGGTTTATCTGGTGGATGTGCCCGTGCGCGCCCGATGA
- a CDS encoding glycosyltransferase, whose translation MRILAIIHNFPPAHRAGSETYALHLATALRAESPDIAVSVISTDTRPHEAPYAVRRYELDGMEVYEINQPQDHIRFSDSFSDRFIERHVATRIEVFRPDVVHIHHLMHLSAGIVGIIPPDAARVMHLHDYWLSCPRGGLRMDASGGLCGQIDPQKCARCIAGEYADISAPGRLAERWESLAPIPVEAASLAGGGSVRRLIRAAVTRMGPPAGLPPKYNPEAVRSDLALRRTALTEAAAGIDRFIAPSRFLRDEMIRWGLPESRIIYSDYGFQSPRETVAHSRGGPFTIGFAGTLAPHKGAHVLIEAFRNLFGRTRSPVALRIFGNRSHFPSYVRMLDSLARGLPVEWAGPFDDAGRDAAYRSLDVLVVPSLWWENSPLTIHEAWQRGVPAVVSDLGGMRELVTDETLRFPAGDATALAGRLVHLAVDRPLVDRLARSAPPVKSIMDDARWTLGLYEELVSARRRS comes from the coding sequence ATGCGGATACTTGCCATCATTCACAACTTTCCCCCAGCTCACCGGGCCGGGTCGGAGACCTATGCGCTGCATCTGGCGACGGCACTCCGTGCGGAGTCCCCGGACATTGCTGTCAGCGTCATCTCAACCGATACCCGGCCGCATGAAGCGCCCTATGCCGTGCGGCGGTACGAACTTGATGGCATGGAAGTGTACGAGATCAACCAGCCCCAGGATCACATCCGGTTCTCGGACAGTTTTAGCGACCGGTTCATCGAGAGGCATGTCGCAACACGAATCGAGGTATTCAGGCCTGATGTGGTGCATATCCATCATCTGATGCACCTGTCGGCCGGTATCGTGGGAATCATTCCGCCAGATGCGGCACGGGTAATGCACCTGCATGATTACTGGCTCTCCTGCCCACGAGGGGGACTCCGCATGGATGCTTCCGGTGGCCTGTGCGGGCAGATTGATCCCCAAAAATGCGCCCGCTGTATTGCCGGGGAATATGCGGACATTTCCGCTCCCGGACGGCTGGCCGAGCGGTGGGAGAGCCTTGCCCCAATACCCGTCGAGGCTGCATCCCTCGCTGGCGGTGGTTCGGTACGCCGCCTGATACGCGCCGCCGTCACCCGGATGGGACCACCCGCCGGGCTTCCTCCCAAGTACAATCCGGAAGCCGTACGTTCGGACCTTGCTTTACGGCGTACAGCATTGACCGAAGCAGCGGCCGGTATCGACCGGTTCATCGCGCCATCCCGTTTCCTGCGCGATGAAATGATCCGCTGGGGTCTTCCGGAATCCCGCATCATCTATTCTGACTACGGGTTCCAGTCTCCCCGCGAGACCGTGGCACATTCCCGTGGCGGACCATTCACCATCGGATTCGCCGGCACCCTCGCTCCCCACAAAGGCGCGCATGTGCTCATCGAGGCATTCCGCAACCTGTTCGGCCGTACCCGGAGCCCTGTTGCACTCCGGATCTTCGGAAACCGCAGCCATTTCCCTTCCTATGTCCGGATGCTGGACAGCCTGGCGAGGGGGCTCCCGGTCGAATGGGCAGGTCCTTTCGATGACGCCGGGCGGGATGCAGCCTACCGGTCGCTAGACGTGCTGGTGGTTCCCAGCCTGTGGTGGGAGAACTCCCCGCTCACGATACACGAAGCCTGGCAGCGCGGGGTACCTGCGGTCGTGTCGGACCTGGGCGGAATGCGGGAACTGGTTACGGATGAAACCTTGCGGTTTCCGGCCGGGGATGCCACGGCACTGGCCGGACGGCTGGTACATCTGGCCGTGGACCGGCCGCTTGTGGACCGCCTTGCCAGATCCGCACCACCGGTCAAATCCATTATGGACGATGCCCGCTGGACTCTCGGCCTGTATGAAGAGCTGGTCTCGGCGCGGAGGAGATCGTGA
- a CDS encoding alpha/beta hydrolase, producing MTESPGWRRFRLGLLGAWGAELAPESGAPVVVFHHGAGGQAASYRQVIGQMSAGTDGRLSALAVNQPGHGSEPGSLPTSIIEMAENLELALSVLARPVILVGHSMGGAVAIETALRGKAPLAGLVLYSTGARLRVSPQIFTDLRDNYHTVSRESARFSFGPGVTEAILDHYLALPRHPDNRPALSDFAAADRFDRMEAVKDIGVPALVIGGSHDRLTPPKYQQYLAERIPVAERVILEGAGHQGHLEMAAEFVRAVVRFAQRNGTRWNPD from the coding sequence ATGACTGAATCTCCCGGCTGGCGGCGTTTCAGGCTCGGACTGCTTGGCGCATGGGGGGCGGAACTCGCGCCGGAATCCGGGGCGCCAGTCGTGGTTTTCCATCATGGGGCGGGCGGCCAGGCGGCCAGTTACCGGCAGGTGATCGGGCAGATGAGCGCCGGAACAGACGGCAGGCTTTCGGCGCTGGCGGTGAACCAGCCGGGTCACGGCAGCGAGCCGGGCAGCCTGCCGACCAGCATCATTGAGATGGCCGAAAATCTGGAACTGGCGCTTTCCGTACTTGCCCGGCCGGTAATTCTGGTGGGGCATTCGATGGGCGGGGCGGTGGCGATTGAGACGGCGCTCCGGGGGAAAGCGCCCCTGGCGGGTCTTGTGCTCTACTCAACGGGGGCACGCCTCAGGGTCAGTCCGCAGATATTCACTGATTTGCGGGATAACTACCACACCGTCAGCCGCGAGTCGGCGCGGTTTTCCTTTGGTCCGGGCGTTACGGAGGCGATTCTGGATCACTACCTCGCCCTGCCTCGCCACCCGGACAACCGTCCGGCACTTTCGGATTTTGCGGCGGCTGACCGGTTCGACCGGATGGAAGCCGTAAAGGATATCGGGGTCCCGGCGCTTGTTATTGGCGGAAGCCATGACCGTCTCACCCCGCCCAAATACCAGCAGTATCTGGCGGAGAGGATTCCGGTCGCGGAACGGGTTATCCTTGAAGGGGCCGGTCACCAGGGACATCTGGAAATGGCGGCGGAGTTTGTCCGTGCCGTTGTCCGTTTTGCGCAGCGAAACGGCACGCGATGGAACCCGGACTGA